A section of the Rhodanobacter humi genome encodes:
- a CDS encoding EexN family lipoprotein: MKNTNRVLLVMAVVVGLSACGPKEPVQTVDWYKAHDVERKAMVDRCKANPGELENTPNCVNATDAANALVWSSKGGISGVKAPTFGQKPKPTKE, from the coding sequence ATGAAGAACACGAACCGAGTGCTGTTGGTTATGGCCGTAGTGGTGGGCTTGTCAGCGTGCGGGCCGAAAGAGCCCGTCCAGACCGTGGACTGGTACAAGGCGCACGACGTGGAGCGCAAGGCGATGGTCGATCGCTGCAAGGCCAATCCGGGGGAACTGGAGAACACCCCGAACTGCGTCAACGCCACCGATGCCGCTAATGCCCTGGTGTGGTCGTCGAAGGGCGGCATCAGCGGCGTGAAGGCTCCCACGTTCGGCCAGAAGCCGAAGCCGACGAAGGAGTAG
- the topA gene encoding type I DNA topoisomerase encodes MKLMVVESPNKVKKIASILGDGWQVEASAGHVRDLPKRELGIEGEGYELQYEFIPPAPIPGSPGRFFPGGEARVGRIAQKARQADTVYLATDPDREGEAIAWHLKDALDLQESEYQRVTFNEITAEGVRKAVASPRRIDMQLVHAQEARRALDRIVGYMVSPLLSDQLGMPVSAGRVQSPAVRLVVDREREIQAFCETNHFGARVSFDGGAWTADWNTKPFLEADQKYLLDEALAARAAACRDFRVVASETTAQAEAPPSPFSTALLLQAASVTLKFDPEATAKLAQKLFEQGVITYIRTDSVNFSEEAIAELRAYGQAKGWALPASPRRFKAKGDAQEAHEAIRPTHIEAVEAGETADEQALYRLIWLRSMASQLADARYSVNTVDLQAQSGSETFDFRAKGRVMVDQGWRVLTAIDAAEDPDAGNDDDDDVAAGGGKVPKLDAGSAKQADGGQLLKKRTKPPTRYTKASLIKKLEACGIGRPATYPAIMGNVMAKGYLAEAKRFLSPTKIGGELVDTLVKGQFGFIELPFTKGLEEDLDQIAEGRRTYTAVVGEAYGQLQREMAGVAASGALAPRHPCPKCGKPLRRASKDGRNYWYCTAYKDGCNTFMDDADGEPVARKEYACPECSAALRRYQRKDAAGKPMKAFGWFCTNDECKTFMDDDNGKPVEKTVHLCDKCQGELRRYQKKDKVTGNPVNAFGWFCTTEGCKTYCDDAGGKPVKSQSCPACKSELRRYQKKDKATGKPLKAFGWFCTNTGCKTFMDDKGGRPVKAAKKGKRG; translated from the coding sequence ATGAAGTTGATGGTGGTGGAAAGCCCTAACAAGGTGAAGAAGATCGCCAGCATCCTCGGTGATGGCTGGCAGGTTGAAGCGAGCGCTGGCCACGTCCGCGACTTGCCTAAGCGTGAGCTGGGCATCGAGGGCGAAGGCTACGAGCTGCAGTACGAGTTCATTCCGCCTGCACCAATTCCCGGATCACCAGGGCGGTTCTTTCCGGGCGGTGAGGCCCGCGTCGGCAGGATCGCGCAGAAAGCGCGGCAGGCCGACACGGTGTATCTGGCGACCGACCCGGATCGCGAAGGGGAAGCTATCGCGTGGCACCTGAAAGACGCTCTCGACCTGCAGGAGTCGGAGTATCAACGGGTGACGTTCAATGAAATCACGGCTGAAGGCGTCCGTAAGGCCGTGGCGAGCCCGCGCCGGATCGACATGCAACTTGTCCACGCGCAGGAAGCACGTCGGGCACTGGATCGGATTGTTGGCTACATGGTGTCGCCTCTGCTGTCCGATCAGCTAGGGATGCCTGTATCTGCTGGGCGGGTGCAGAGCCCCGCCGTTCGGTTGGTGGTGGATCGCGAACGCGAGATTCAGGCCTTCTGCGAGACGAACCACTTCGGTGCGCGAGTGAGCTTCGACGGCGGCGCATGGACGGCGGACTGGAACACTAAGCCGTTTCTGGAAGCCGATCAGAAGTACCTGCTCGATGAGGCATTGGCCGCCCGGGCGGCAGCTTGTCGCGATTTCAGGGTGGTGGCGAGCGAGACGACAGCGCAGGCAGAAGCGCCACCGTCGCCGTTCTCAACGGCATTGCTGCTGCAGGCGGCGAGCGTAACCTTGAAGTTCGACCCGGAAGCGACGGCGAAGCTCGCGCAAAAGCTGTTCGAGCAGGGTGTCATCACGTACATCCGCACGGATAGCGTGAACTTCAGCGAGGAAGCTATTGCGGAGCTGCGCGCCTACGGCCAAGCCAAAGGCTGGGCGCTGCCGGCGTCGCCGCGCCGGTTCAAGGCCAAGGGCGACGCGCAAGAGGCGCATGAGGCCATTCGCCCGACTCATATCGAAGCGGTTGAAGCGGGCGAGACGGCAGACGAACAAGCGCTTTACCGCTTGATCTGGCTACGCTCAATGGCGTCCCAACTGGCGGACGCCCGCTATTCGGTGAACACGGTCGACCTGCAGGCGCAGAGCGGTAGCGAAACCTTTGACTTCCGGGCGAAGGGCCGGGTCATGGTGGATCAGGGATGGCGTGTATTGACGGCCATCGACGCTGCTGAAGATCCGGACGCCGGCAACGACGACGACGACGATGTTGCAGCAGGCGGCGGCAAGGTTCCGAAGCTGGACGCCGGCAGCGCGAAGCAAGCTGACGGTGGCCAACTGCTGAAGAAACGGACAAAGCCGCCAACGCGTTACACGAAAGCGAGCTTGATTAAAAAGCTCGAAGCGTGCGGCATCGGCCGCCCGGCGACGTACCCGGCGATCATGGGCAATGTCATGGCGAAGGGGTACCTGGCGGAAGCGAAACGCTTCCTGTCGCCGACGAAGATCGGCGGCGAACTGGTCGATACCCTGGTCAAAGGACAGTTCGGTTTCATCGAGCTGCCCTTTACGAAAGGCCTGGAAGAGGATCTTGACCAGATCGCCGAAGGCAGGCGCACTTATACCGCGGTCGTGGGCGAAGCCTACGGCCAGCTTCAGCGCGAAATGGCGGGCGTTGCGGCGAGCGGTGCGCTCGCTCCGCGCCACCCTTGTCCTAAGTGCGGCAAACCACTTCGCCGCGCATCCAAGGACGGCCGCAACTACTGGTATTGCACGGCGTACAAGGATGGCTGCAATACCTTCATGGACGATGCAGACGGGGAGCCGGTGGCCCGCAAGGAATACGCGTGCCCGGAGTGCAGCGCGGCGCTACGCCGCTATCAACGCAAGGACGCGGCAGGGAAGCCAATGAAGGCGTTCGGCTGGTTCTGCACGAATGACGAGTGCAAGACGTTCATGGACGACGACAACGGCAAGCCTGTCGAAAAGACCGTGCATCTCTGCGACAAGTGCCAAGGTGAGCTGCGGCGCTACCAGAAGAAAGACAAGGTGACCGGGAACCCGGTGAATGCGTTCGGCTGGTTCTGCACCACGGAAGGGTGCAAAACGTACTGCGACGATGCGGGCGGAAAGCCCGTCAAGAGTCAATCGTGCCCGGCGTGCAAGTCGGAGCTTCGCCGCTACCAAAAGAAGGACAAGGCCACCGGGAAGCCTCTGAAGGCGTTCGGCTGGTTCTGTACGAATACAGGGTGCAAGACCTTCATGGACGACAAAGGGGGGCGGCCTGTAAAGGCGGCTAAAAAGGGGAAACGGGGCTAG
- a CDS encoding type IV secretion system protein VirB3 — protein sequence MIRRDPLFKGCTRPAMVFGVPLTPLVLVALPVILLAIWVNFLLALALIPIVIAMKVFAKADPNKFRLHALRLWCRFLPHRNRNGLFWKASTYSPIAFQKRKG from the coding sequence ATGATCCGACGAGACCCGCTGTTTAAGGGATGCACTCGGCCGGCGATGGTGTTCGGTGTCCCTCTGACGCCGCTGGTTCTCGTCGCCCTTCCCGTGATCCTGCTCGCGATTTGGGTCAATTTCCTGTTGGCCCTAGCGCTCATTCCCATCGTGATCGCGATGAAGGTGTTCGCAAAAGCTGACCCCAACAAGTTCCGACTGCATGCGTTGCGGTTGTGGTGCCGGTTCCTCCCGCACCGCAACCGCAACGGCTTGTTCTGGAAAGCCAGCACCTACAGCCCCATCGCCTTCCAAAAGAGAAAGGGATAG
- a CDS encoding virB8 family protein, with the protein MKSNKKPQDANPASEKDVFAGAMNWEASRIRQIEKSERRAWQVALTSVVITGLLVAGFVMLIPLKETVPYLVRVDSVTGATDIVNVLDTRKVEFTEALQKANVVDYLRSRETYDWFTLTPNYNKTMLMSSPSVGKDFANMFEGKDAVQKKYGASVRVNVNIISVVLSGHQSATIRFTKNIKRVDDDGDGQTSHWVATVAYEYRQISRLKEAQTWDNPTGFVVTSYRVDSEVFNGGAQ; encoded by the coding sequence ATGAAGTCGAACAAAAAGCCGCAGGATGCGAACCCTGCGAGCGAAAAGGATGTATTCGCGGGAGCCATGAATTGGGAAGCGTCGCGTATCCGGCAAATCGAGAAGTCGGAGCGTCGCGCTTGGCAAGTGGCGTTGACCTCGGTGGTCATCACGGGCCTGCTGGTTGCGGGGTTCGTCATGCTGATCCCGCTCAAGGAAACCGTGCCGTATCTGGTTCGGGTCGACAGCGTTACCGGGGCCACGGACATTGTGAATGTCCTTGATACCCGGAAGGTGGAGTTCACCGAAGCCCTGCAGAAGGCCAACGTCGTCGACTACCTGCGCAGCCGGGAGACGTATGACTGGTTCACGCTGACGCCGAATTACAACAAGACGATGCTCATGTCCTCGCCTAGCGTAGGCAAGGATTTCGCCAACATGTTCGAGGGCAAGGACGCGGTGCAGAAGAAGTACGGCGCCTCTGTCCGGGTCAACGTCAACATCATCAGCGTGGTGCTTAGCGGGCACCAAAGCGCGACGATCCGGTTCACGAAGAACATCAAGCGAGTGGACGACGACGGCGACGGTCAGACCTCGCATTGGGTCGCCACCGTCGCCTACGAATACCGGCAAATCTCCCGCCTGAAAGAGGCGCAGACCTGGGACAACCCGACAGGGTTTGTCGTCACCAGCTATCGCGTGGATTCGGAAGTGTTTAACGGGGGTGCGCAATGA
- the virB5 gene encoding P-type DNA transfer protein VirB5 → MKRVALSSFVALAVGFSAGAFAQIPVTDVANITQDAMNQAANIAQYIAQVEQLKMQVQQQIQQYKALTGSRNLGDIFNDPKYRQYLPADWQQVYDKVKTGGYAGLTGSAQSIYEQNHIYDACASIQISDQRSVCEQQATKPAIDQGMAMDAYDTATSRLDQIEQLSKQINSTDDPKAIAELQGRIATEQAAINNEQTKLQLYQMVADAQDKIQEQRENEINARTWAARGGIKATAPTFGN, encoded by the coding sequence ATGAAAAGGGTAGCTCTATCGTCGTTCGTCGCGCTGGCAGTCGGCTTTTCGGCCGGTGCATTTGCTCAAATCCCGGTCACCGACGTGGCCAACATCACGCAAGACGCAATGAACCAAGCAGCCAACATCGCGCAGTACATTGCGCAAGTTGAGCAACTGAAGATGCAGGTTCAGCAGCAGATTCAGCAGTACAAGGCGCTGACCGGCAGCCGGAACCTAGGCGACATTTTCAACGATCCGAAGTACCGCCAGTACCTCCCGGCAGATTGGCAACAGGTCTACGACAAGGTGAAGACCGGGGGCTATGCCGGCCTCACGGGAAGCGCGCAGTCGATCTACGAACAGAACCACATCTACGACGCCTGCGCGTCGATCCAGATCAGCGACCAGCGGAGCGTTTGCGAGCAGCAGGCGACGAAGCCGGCCATCGACCAGGGCATGGCAATGGACGCCTACGACACGGCCACCAGCCGCCTTGACCAAATCGAACAGCTGAGCAAGCAGATCAACTCGACGGACGATCCGAAAGCCATTGCGGAGCTGCAAGGGCGCATCGCGACCGAACAGGCCGCTATCAACAACGAGCAAACCAAGTTGCAGCTGTACCAGATGGTGGCCGATGCGCAGGACAAGATTCAGGAGCAGCGCGAGAACGAAATCAATGCGCGTACCTGGGCGGCGCGTGGCGGCATCAAGGCAACTGCCCCGACGTTTGGCAATTGA
- a CDS encoding TrbC/VirB2 family protein, translating to METVKKHGVSTLVMFALLCLCVVEPAFAQGGLDKVNTFAQNIQSILTGVSITVVTIAIIWAGYKFLFAHAQLGEIIKIVAGGLLIGGASALAGYLLS from the coding sequence ATGGAAACTGTGAAGAAGCATGGCGTCTCTACCCTGGTGATGTTCGCGCTGCTGTGCCTGTGCGTCGTCGAACCGGCGTTCGCACAAGGCGGCTTGGACAAGGTGAATACCTTCGCCCAGAACATCCAATCCATCCTGACGGGTGTCAGCATCACGGTGGTGACCATCGCGATCATCTGGGCGGGCTACAAGTTCCTCTTCGCCCATGCCCAGCTCGGCGAGATCATCAAGATCGTGGCCGGTGGCTTGCTGATCGGCGGCGCTTCCGCGCTCGCTGGCTACCTGTTGAGCTAA
- the virB9 gene encoding P-type conjugative transfer protein VirB9, with amino-acid sequence MSRLAILLALLVATVPAFAMDQPKGTAYDTRIQYVNYNQDDVVEVNSYPGIATQIVFAPGEVVQDMSSGFSQGWQASTSANSVYLKPQSVKLSDNTIAEPTAGKWNTNLMVTTNRHVYSFLLVLHTAPASGKLVYNPKVAFRITFRYPGDEAAAAKLAAAKAATQAKLDTASKPVPANWKYSMQVGKKSESIAPTMAYDDGRFTYLRFPGNRDFPAAFVAADDGSESIVNSHIDPAHPDVLVVHRVARELVLRLGNEVVGVFNDAFDPYGKPATTGTTIKGVTRVIRGQDTGAEQ; translated from the coding sequence ATGAGCCGCCTAGCTATCCTTCTGGCCCTGTTGGTGGCCACCGTGCCCGCTTTCGCGATGGATCAACCGAAGGGTACGGCCTACGACACGCGCATCCAGTACGTCAATTACAACCAAGATGACGTGGTGGAAGTGAACAGCTATCCCGGCATAGCAACGCAGATCGTGTTCGCGCCCGGTGAGGTAGTGCAGGACATGAGTTCCGGGTTCTCGCAGGGCTGGCAGGCCAGCACCAGCGCGAACAGCGTCTACCTCAAGCCGCAGTCGGTGAAGCTGTCGGACAACACCATCGCGGAGCCGACTGCCGGCAAGTGGAACACGAACCTCATGGTGACCACGAACCGGCACGTCTATTCCTTCCTGCTCGTGCTGCATACCGCTCCCGCTTCCGGCAAGCTCGTTTACAACCCGAAGGTCGCTTTCCGCATCACGTTCCGCTATCCCGGCGACGAAGCCGCGGCGGCGAAGCTGGCAGCGGCCAAGGCCGCGACGCAAGCAAAGCTCGATACCGCCAGCAAGCCGGTGCCGGCAAACTGGAAGTATTCGATGCAGGTCGGCAAAAAGTCCGAGAGCATCGCGCCCACGATGGCCTACGACGACGGCCGATTCACCTATCTGCGATTCCCTGGCAACCGGGACTTTCCGGCCGCGTTTGTGGCGGCGGACGATGGCTCGGAGAGCATCGTCAACAGCCATATAGACCCGGCGCATCCGGACGTCCTGGTCGTGCATCGCGTGGCGCGTGAACTGGTGCTGCGCCTGGGCAATGAAGTCGTCGGCGTGTTTAACGACGCCTTCGACCCTTACGGCAAGCCGGCAACGACTGGAACCACGATCAAAGGCGTGACTCGCGTCATCAGGGGTCAGGACACAGGAGCTGAGCAATGA
- a CDS encoding lytic transglycosylase domain-containing protein, which yields MLDFAMLAQQCAPLVDHRTLAAVVSVESGRNPYAIGVVDGHLVRQPRNLDEAVATAEALEQGGWNFSVGIAQVNKKNLDKNGVSYAQAFDACKNLNLGAQILKDCYQRAQVRFPDQQAALQAAFSCYYSGNFTRGFRPDKAGQPSYVAKVLAQATGTAQPIPVVPAVSGSAQSAPKPAKPPLPPADHSSVMMDTTSKPEDSAALDAEPPDHAPVLFHRAAPPAPEPAVDKAPATPVNDATTAINPTDANVRHVRVY from the coding sequence ATGCTTGACTTTGCCATGCTTGCGCAGCAATGCGCCCCTCTTGTGGATCACAGAACGCTCGCCGCCGTGGTGAGCGTGGAATCGGGAAGGAACCCCTACGCCATCGGCGTGGTCGATGGCCATCTGGTTCGCCAGCCGCGCAACCTGGATGAGGCCGTGGCAACGGCCGAAGCCTTGGAACAAGGCGGCTGGAACTTCTCGGTCGGAATCGCCCAGGTCAATAAAAAGAACCTAGACAAGAACGGTGTCAGCTACGCGCAAGCATTCGACGCCTGCAAGAATCTCAACCTCGGCGCGCAGATCCTGAAAGACTGCTACCAACGCGCCCAAGTCCGGTTTCCGGATCAGCAGGCCGCTCTGCAGGCGGCTTTCAGCTGCTACTACTCGGGGAACTTCACGCGAGGCTTCCGGCCTGACAAGGCGGGTCAGCCAAGCTACGTGGCGAAGGTGCTGGCTCAAGCGACGGGGACGGCGCAGCCGATCCCTGTCGTTCCGGCAGTTTCAGGTTCGGCGCAGAGCGCGCCCAAGCCGGCGAAGCCGCCGTTACCTCCGGCCGATCATTCGTCGGTGATGATGGATACCACCAGCAAGCCCGAAGACAGCGCAGCGCTCGACGCTGAGCCGCCCGATCACGCGCCCGTGCTTTTTCATCGAGCAGCCCCACCGGCTCCAGAGCCGGCCGTCGACAAGGCTCCGGCGACACCAGTCAACGATGCCACGACGGCAATCAATCCGACGGACGCTAACGTCCGGCACGTCCGGGTTTATTGA
- a CDS encoding VirB4 family type IV secretion/conjugal transfer ATPase produces the protein MSALPKYFNQVNGERASAPFIPFSAHVSPNTIITKDGDFMRIWKVGGVTHESADPADVQLRMDGLNTMLRSIGKDGDHVAIWTHQVRRKTSDRLVAAFENAFCKGLDDKYYDSLAGYRMMANELYLTLVYRPAPSRAERSLVKASRRSLDQILQDQRVALRKLDDLAFQVEAQMRKYDLNELTCYDDPKAGTCSEMLTFLHFLLTGQWQKVRLPRVPLDEYLGNAQIFAGTETIELRTPVRSRYAQGMDFLDYTAGTEPGFLNDLMYQDYEYVLTQSFSFKSKVDAQKALEKQQKQLQNTEDGSAQQMMEISVAVDQLIQGEFVMGEYHFTLLVFGDTVDEVRENITSAMAICSERGFTPALVNIATEAAFWAQLPCNWFYRPRVPLITSKNFAGLSSFHNFLSGKRDGNPWGQAVSLLKTPSGQPLYMNFHYAKGDEDAFDKKLLGNTRIIGQSGAGKTVLMNFLLCQAQKFKYKAPKGYTDVFFDKDRGAELAVRAIGGKYLAIKNGEPTGFNPFQMESTPENLGFLEELVKFLVTRDGSRISAVDDQRISEAVKTVMAMPKSLRRLSIVLQNITEGTSKEERENSVVRRLAKWCVDDGYGKRGALWWVLDNVEDKIDFTTHTSYGFDGTDFLDNADVRTPISMYLLHRMETVIDGRRFIYFMDEAWKWVDDPAFSEFAGNKQLTIRKQNGLGVFATQMPSSLLKSPIAAQLVQQVATEIYLPNPKADFHEYTEGFKVTEAEFEIIKSLGEESRMFLVKQGHNSALAHLDLSPTRDEDGKVIVDFDDELSILSGSSDNIEMLDQILSEVGEDPDRWVPVFHERRKARRANSKS, from the coding sequence ATGTCTGCACTGCCGAAGTATTTCAACCAAGTGAACGGGGAAAGGGCGTCCGCGCCCTTTATCCCGTTTTCGGCGCATGTGTCGCCGAATACGATCATCACCAAGGATGGTGATTTCATGCGTATCTGGAAGGTGGGCGGGGTCACGCACGAAAGCGCCGATCCGGCCGACGTGCAGCTGCGCATGGATGGCCTGAACACGATGCTGCGAAGCATCGGAAAGGATGGCGACCACGTTGCCATCTGGACGCATCAGGTGCGCCGGAAAACATCGGATCGCCTGGTCGCGGCGTTCGAGAACGCGTTTTGCAAGGGGCTCGATGACAAGTATTACGACTCGCTGGCCGGCTACCGCATGATGGCCAACGAGCTGTATTTGACGCTGGTGTACCGGCCCGCCCCTTCGCGGGCGGAGCGGTCGCTGGTGAAGGCTTCTCGCCGGTCGCTCGATCAGATCCTTCAGGATCAGCGCGTGGCGCTACGGAAGCTCGATGACCTGGCATTTCAGGTCGAGGCGCAGATGCGCAAATACGATCTGAACGAGCTGACGTGCTACGACGATCCGAAAGCCGGCACCTGCTCGGAAATGCTGACGTTCCTGCATTTCCTGCTGACTGGTCAGTGGCAGAAGGTTCGCCTGCCACGCGTACCGCTCGATGAATACCTGGGCAACGCACAGATTTTCGCCGGTACCGAAACCATCGAGCTGCGCACGCCAGTGCGCAGCCGTTACGCGCAAGGCATGGACTTTCTGGACTACACGGCGGGCACGGAGCCGGGGTTCCTCAACGACTTGATGTATCAGGACTACGAGTACGTCCTGACACAATCCTTCAGTTTCAAGAGCAAGGTCGACGCCCAAAAGGCGCTCGAAAAGCAGCAAAAACAGCTGCAGAACACTGAAGACGGTTCGGCGCAGCAGATGATGGAAATTTCTGTCGCGGTCGATCAGTTGATCCAGGGCGAGTTCGTCATGGGTGAGTACCACTTCACCCTGCTGGTGTTCGGTGACACGGTGGATGAAGTTCGCGAGAACATCACCTCGGCGATGGCGATCTGCTCGGAGCGGGGCTTTACGCCCGCACTGGTCAACATCGCCACGGAAGCCGCCTTTTGGGCGCAGCTGCCGTGCAACTGGTTCTATCGCCCGCGCGTTCCGCTGATTACCAGCAAGAACTTCGCTGGGCTATCGAGCTTCCATAACTTCCTAAGCGGCAAGCGCGACGGAAATCCGTGGGGGCAGGCGGTGTCGCTGCTGAAAACGCCGTCCGGCCAGCCGCTCTACATGAATTTCCACTATGCGAAGGGCGACGAAGACGCCTTCGACAAGAAGCTGCTGGGTAACACGCGGATCATCGGCCAGTCCGGTGCTGGCAAGACGGTGTTGATGAACTTCCTGCTCTGCCAAGCGCAGAAGTTCAAATACAAGGCTCCGAAGGGCTACACGGACGTGTTCTTCGACAAGGATCGCGGCGCGGAGCTTGCCGTGAGGGCCATTGGTGGCAAGTACCTGGCTATCAAGAATGGCGAGCCTACCGGCTTCAATCCGTTCCAGATGGAGTCAACGCCGGAGAACCTTGGCTTTCTTGAGGAACTGGTGAAGTTCCTCGTTACGCGTGACGGCAGCCGCATCAGCGCGGTCGACGATCAGCGGATCTCTGAAGCGGTAAAGACGGTGATGGCGATGCCGAAGTCCCTGCGCCGGCTGTCCATCGTTCTGCAGAACATCACCGAAGGCACAAGCAAGGAAGAGCGCGAGAACAGCGTGGTGCGCCGGCTGGCGAAGTGGTGCGTCGACGATGGTTACGGGAAGCGTGGGGCGCTCTGGTGGGTGCTGGACAACGTGGAGGACAAGATCGACTTCACTACGCACACCAGCTACGGATTCGACGGTACCGACTTCCTGGACAATGCTGACGTCCGCACGCCGATTTCCATGTACCTGCTGCATCGCATGGAAACGGTGATCGACGGCCGCCGCTTCATCTACTTCATGGATGAGGCTTGGAAGTGGGTCGACGATCCGGCCTTCTCGGAGTTCGCGGGCAACAAGCAGTTGACTATCCGTAAGCAGAACGGCCTTGGCGTGTTCGCCACGCAGATGCCCAGCAGCTTGCTCAAGTCGCCGATTGCGGCGCAGTTGGTGCAGCAGGTGGCTACGGAAATCTACCTTCCAAATCCGAAGGCGGATTTCCACGAATACACCGAAGGCTTCAAGGTGACGGAAGCGGAATTTGAGATTATCAAAAGCCTCGGCGAGGAAAGCCGCATGTTCCTCGTAAAGCAGGGCCACAATTCCGCCCTGGCACACCTCGACCTGTCCCCGACTCGCGATGAAGACGGGAAGGTGATCGTCGATTTCGACGATGAGCTTTCGATCCTTTCCGGCAGTAGCGACAACATTGAAATGCTCGACCAGATTCTTAGCGAAGTCGGGGAAGACCCGGATCGCTGGGTTCCCGTGTTCCACGAACGGCGCAAGGCTCGACGCGCCAATTCCAAGTCCTGA
- a CDS encoding type IV secretion system protein has translation MADPMVIFQFIGETVQNATDAFVSPAAAQLIYALKLTAIAGMGLYFTLMGYMISTGAVQESFYTFLKTCLKTIVVAAFALNVDTYTTWVMGGFHGLQSGLAQAMDTSGSVTSDPQTIYKTLDDSFNKGMDLVGAAFQNSDAAGWRHMGTCLAWMIAGLVIAIGVVVMLLLGGAVVIMAQFGLAIMLAIGPLFIMCLLWPMTARFFDTWFGQCLNYVLTVVFISIVMSFAMVAFNTFIAGADFGNPGDQNPMFAALQIGALTGVFCWIILQVPAKASALAGGMSMAAMGLRHLASPVAAGTRMTKGVGNLVNPVSTRRDLQSGMMASGTRLDHLAAGNTVLNPAYRQALRENLGRNWAPKRGGKVSRS, from the coding sequence ATGGCAGACCCTATGGTGATTTTCCAATTCATCGGCGAGACGGTACAAAACGCAACGGATGCGTTTGTGTCGCCGGCAGCGGCGCAGCTTATCTATGCCCTGAAACTGACGGCTATTGCGGGCATGGGCCTGTACTTCACCCTCATGGGCTACATGATCTCGACCGGAGCGGTGCAGGAATCGTTTTACACGTTCCTCAAGACGTGCCTAAAAACGATTGTGGTGGCCGCCTTCGCGCTGAACGTCGATACCTATACGACGTGGGTAATGGGCGGCTTCCACGGCCTGCAGAGCGGCCTTGCGCAAGCGATGGATACATCCGGGTCGGTCACCTCCGATCCGCAGACGATTTACAAGACACTGGATGATTCGTTCAACAAGGGCATGGATCTGGTCGGCGCGGCGTTCCAGAATTCCGATGCCGCGGGCTGGCGTCACATGGGAACGTGCCTTGCCTGGATGATCGCGGGACTTGTGATCGCGATTGGTGTCGTGGTCATGCTGTTGCTTGGCGGTGCCGTGGTCATCATGGCGCAGTTTGGGCTTGCGATCATGCTCGCCATCGGCCCGCTCTTCATCATGTGCCTGCTCTGGCCGATGACAGCTCGCTTCTTCGATACCTGGTTCGGGCAATGCCTGAATTACGTCCTGACGGTGGTATTCATTTCCATCGTCATGTCGTTCGCGATGGTGGCTTTCAACACCTTCATTGCGGGCGCGGATTTCGGCAACCCCGGCGATCAGAACCCCATGTTTGCGGCGCTTCAGATCGGGGCGCTGACCGGCGTCTTCTGCTGGATCATCCTGCAGGTACCCGCCAAGGCATCGGCGCTGGCCGGTGGCATGTCGATGGCTGCAATGGGTCTTCGGCACCTTGCGTCGCCGGTTGCTGCAGGCACCCGGATGACCAAGGGTGTCGGCAACCTGGTCAACCCGGTCAGCACTCGCCGGGATCTGCAGTCGGGAATGATGGCCAGCGGCACGCGACTGGATCACCTGGCGGCCGGCAATACCGTCCTGAACCCAGCGTACCGGCAGGCGCTACGGGAAAACCTAGGCCGCAATTGGGCACCGAAGCGCGGCGGTAAGGTGTCCAGGTCGTAA